Proteins found in one Kwoniella bestiolae CBS 10118 chromosome 1, complete sequence genomic segment:
- a CDS encoding septum-promoting GTP-binding protein 1 → MTDQGYISSGSGSGRVSGGEGGDRNSIVLKVGMVGDSQIGKTSLMVKYVEGSFDEDYIQTLGVNFMEKAITIRNTEITFSIWDLGGQREFVSMLPLVSNDAVAILFMFDLTRKATLNSVKEWYRQARGFNKTAIPVLIGTKYDQFASFPREEQEEITKQAKRFSKAMHAPLIFCSTSHSINVQKIFKIVLAKAFDLKCVIPEIDEVGEPILLYVDV, encoded by the exons ATGACAGACCAAGGATACATATCTTCCGGATCAGGTAGCGGAAGGGTATCAGgcggtgaaggtggagatagGAATTC AATCGTCCTGAAAGTAGGTATGGTAGGAGATTCGCAGATCGGTAAAACGTCGTTGATGGTGAAATATGTGGAAGGGAGCTTTGA TGAGGATTATATACAAACGCTAGGAGTGAATTTCATGGAGAAAGCAATAACGATACGAAATACCGAGATAACATTTTCG ATATGGGATCTAGGTGGTCAGAGGGAATTCGTATCGATGTTACCTCTAGTATCGAACGATGCAGTGGCGATATTGTTCATGTTTGATTTGACCAGGAAGGCGACGTTGAACAGTGTGAAGGAGTGGTATAGACAGGCTAGGGGGTTtaacaag ACCGCCATACCAGTATTGATAGGTACGAAATACGATCAATTCGCCTCCTTCCCGcgagaagagcaagaagaaatcaCAAAGCAGGCCAAGCGGTTCTCCAAAGCGATGCATGCTCCTCTC ATATTCTGCTCAACCTCACATTCGATAAATGTACAGAAGATCTTCAAGATCGTCTTAGCAAAGGCTTTCGATCTGAAG TGCGTCATACCGGAGATAGACGAAGTGGGAGAACCAATCTTGTTATATGTGGATGTGTAA